One segment of Choloepus didactylus isolate mChoDid1 chromosome 15, mChoDid1.pri, whole genome shotgun sequence DNA contains the following:
- the ZDHHC16 gene encoding LOW QUALITY PROTEIN: palmitoyltransferase ZDHHC16 (The sequence of the model RefSeq protein was modified relative to this genomic sequence to represent the inferred CDS: inserted 1 base in 1 codon), which yields MLRDQKGRNSRAPALAPVVQDGLAADLGSLAGLADCGPWWVILNPARPGRRAGERGSERWRKLQSSISLIGQPAGVMRGQRSLLLGPARLCLRLLLLLGYRRRCPPLLRGLVQHWRYGKVCLRSLLYNSFGGSDTAVDAAFEPVYWLVDNVIRWFGVVFVVLVIVLTSSIVAIAYLCVLPLILQTYSVPRLCWHFCYSHWNLVLIVFHYYQAITTPPGYPPQGRNDIATVSICKKCIYPKPARTHHCSICNRCVLKMDHHCPWLNNCVGHFNHRYFFSFCFFMTLGCVYCSYGSWDLFREAYAAIEKMKQLDKNKLQAGANQTYHQTPPPTFSFRERVTHKSLVYLWFLCSSVALALGALTVWHAVLISRGETSIERHINKXERCRLQAKGRVFRNPYNYGCLDNWKVFLGVDTGRHWLTRVLLPSSHLPHGNGMSWDPPPWVTAHSTSVMAV from the exons ATGCTCCGGGACCAGAAGGGCCGAAACTCCCGGGCTCCTGCGCTTGCGCCAGTTGTCCAGGATGGGCTGGCGGCGGATCTGGGTTCCCTAGCTGGTCTTGCGGACTGCGGGCCATGGTGGGTCATATTGAACCCGGCCCGGCCAGGGCGCCGAGCAGGAGAGCGTGGCAGTGAGCGGTGGCGAAAGCTGCAGAGCTCGATTTCGCTGATTGGGCAGCCGGCAG GAGTCATGCGGGGCCAGCGGAGCCTGCTGCTGGGCCCAGCCCGCCTCTGCCTGCGCCTGCTTCTGCTCCTGGGCTACAGGCGCCGCTGTCCACCTCTGCTCCGGGGCCTGGTACAGCACTGGCGCTATGGCAAGGTCTGCCTGCGCTCCCTGCTCTACAACTCCTTTGGGGGCAGTGACACCGCTGTTGATGCTGCCTTTGAGCCTGTCTACTGGCTGGTGGACAACGTGATCCGCTGGTTTGGGGTG GTGTTCGTGGTGCTAGTGATCGTGCTGACCAGCTCCATTGTGGCCATCGCCTACCTATGTGTCCTCCCCCTCATCCTCCAAACCTACTCAGTGCCACGACTCTGCTGGCATTTCTGCTATAGTCACTGGAATCTGGTCCTCATCGTCTTCCATTACTACCAGGCTATCACCACTCCACCTGGATACCCACCCCAG GGTAGGAATGATATCGCAACTGTCTCCATCTGTAAAAAGTGCATTTACCCCAAGCCAGCCCGAACACACCACTGCAGCATCTGCAATAG GTGTGTGCTGAAGATGGATCATCACTGCC CCTGGCTGAACAACTGTGTGGGCCACTTCAACCACCGGTActtcttctctttctgctttttcaTGACTCTGGGCTGTGTCTACTGCAGCTACGGAAGCTGGGACCTTTTCCGAGAGGCTTATGCTGCCATTGAG AAAATGAAACAGCTGGACAAGAACAAACTACAGGCTGGTGCCAACCAG acTTACCACCAGACCCCACCACCTACCTTCTCCTTTCGAGAAAGGGTAACTCATAAGAGTCTTGTCTACCTCTGGTTCCTGTGCAG TTCTGTGGCACTTGCCCTGGGTGCCCTAACTGTATGGCATGCTGTTCTCATCAGTCGAGGTGAGACTAGCATCGAAAGGCACATCAACA GAGAGAGATGTCGGCTGCAGGCCAAGGGCAGA GTATTTAGAAATCCATACAACTATGGCTGCTTGGACAACTGGAAGGTATTCCTGGGTGTGGACACAGGAAG GCATTGGCTTACACGGGTGCTGTTACCTTCCAGTCACCTGCCCCATGGGAATGGAATGAGTTGGGACCCCCCTCCCTGGGTGACTGCTCACTCCACCTCTGTGATGGCAGTTTGA